The window TCTATGAGCATGTTTTCAACAATTTTTTTGTCGGTAACTACATTTCCATTTAGGTAAAAATGATCTCGGCTCATAGCGACTTCAAAACCCTTCAAAGTTTAATGCTGATTAGATTATTTATAGTGAATCAGTTTTGTAAGAGTTGTAGATTCCTTTTCTAATAATTTTTCAAACTCTTGCGGGGCATCTTCAAATTCCACGGTTTCTGTTATAAAGGGACTAACATCAATTCTTTTTTCAGCAATCAGCCGGATATATTCCGCGACATTCCTGCCTTCGGTCCAGCGTACAAATTCATAGGGATAATCAATCGCTTCTTTTTCATAAACACTGTCATATCGTCCTGGTCCGCCTGCCCGCGAGATACGTAATTCTGCTTCCTTAGCAAACATTAAATCTCTTGGGAAATCCGGTTCAATATCTCCAACTATAACCGCCTTTCCTTTGGTGCGGATCCACTTCAAGCAATGTTGAGTAAGTGGGGAGCGTTTCCCGCCTGTGCATAAAAGAACAGCATCAGCGCCATGGGAGTTCGTTTCGTTACGAATAGCTTCCTCCATTTCTTCAACTGATGAAAAAGACTTGAAGTTTTCTTCCTTCAACATGTCAACTCTGCTTTTACTCAGATCATAGGCGATAACATTATAAGCGGCAGTATTTGCGATTTTCGCAATTAATTGTCCTAACACTCCTAATCCTACGATTACCACC is drawn from Bacillus sp. FJAT-18017 and contains these coding sequences:
- a CDS encoding zinc-dependent alcohol dehydrogenase; this translates as MRRIVAHNKKVEIINDEIPSLDGKPSYVLVKTKYSVISPGTELTILANSENKQVHLGYSAMGEVVECGSEITDVKTGDLVACYGAPYVHHDEYLLVPKTLYAKIPESVDPKEAALGGLGAIAIHALRIANLQFGETVVIVGLGVLGQLIAKIANTAAYNVIAYDLSKSRVDMLKEENFKSFSSVEEMEEAIRNETNSHGADAVLLCTGGKRSPLTQHCLKWIRTKGKAVIVGDIEPDFPRDLMFAKEAELRISRAGGPGRYDSVYEKEAIDYPYEFVRWTEGRNVAEYIRLIAEKRIDVSPFITETVEFEDAPQEFEKLLEKESTTLTKLIHYK